In Haloplanus rubicundus, one DNA window encodes the following:
- a CDS encoding shikimate dehydrogenase: MHVFGLIGNPVGHSLSPPMHEAAYRELDMDAKYVTFEPDPDAVTAAIEGAAALGIDGLNVTIPFKQDVLSLVDPDPLAARIGAVNTVDFSTSPPRGYNTDAAGVRRAFDHHGVGLSGTDAVVVGAGGAARAVAFTLADACERVHVANRTVEKADALAADVRADADETVTAGGLDTLADRVPTADVLVNATSVGMESDETPVPATLLHGDLAVLDAVYAPVETRLLRDAAAAGATTVDGAWMLLFQGVVAFERWTGRDAPVEAMNDALRSHLG; encoded by the coding sequence ATGCACGTCTTCGGGCTGATCGGCAACCCCGTCGGCCACTCGCTCTCGCCGCCGATGCACGAGGCGGCCTACCGCGAACTCGACATGGACGCGAAGTACGTCACCTTCGAGCCCGACCCGGACGCCGTCACGGCGGCCATCGAGGGCGCGGCCGCCCTCGGCATCGACGGCCTCAACGTCACCATCCCGTTCAAGCAGGACGTCCTCTCGCTCGTCGACCCCGACCCCCTCGCGGCGCGCATCGGCGCGGTCAACACCGTCGACTTCTCCACCTCGCCGCCCCGCGGCTACAACACCGACGCCGCAGGCGTGCGGCGCGCGTTCGATCACCACGGCGTCGGGCTGTCGGGAACGGACGCCGTCGTCGTCGGCGCCGGCGGTGCCGCCCGCGCCGTCGCCTTCACGCTCGCCGACGCCTGCGAACGGGTCCACGTCGCCAATCGCACGGTCGAGAAGGCGGACGCGCTCGCGGCCGACGTGCGCGCCGACGCCGACGAGACGGTGACGGCGGGCGGCCTCGACACCCTCGCGGACCGCGTGCCGACTGCCGACGTCCTCGTCAACGCGACGAGCGTCGGGATGGAGAGCGATGAGACGCCGGTCCCCGCGACTCTGCTTCACGGCGACCTGGCCGTCCTCGACGCCGTGTACGCGCCGGTCGAGACGCGACTCCTCCGTGACGCCGCCGCCGCGGGGGCGACCACCGTCGACGGCGCCTGGATGCTCCTCTTTCAGGGCGTCGTGGCGTTCGAGCGCTGGACCGGGCGGGACGCCCCCGTCGAGGCGATGAACGACGCCCTCCGATCCCACCTCGGATAG
- a CDS encoding protein translocase SEC61 complex subunit gamma codes for MDVKYDLSSYVRVLKMASTPSWNEFSQVSKVAGAGVFLVGLLGFIIFAIMTFIPGGA; via the coding sequence ATGGACGTCAAATACGACCTCTCAAGCTACGTCCGCGTGCTAAAGATGGCGAGCACGCCGTCGTGGAACGAGTTCTCGCAGGTTTCCAAAGTCGCGGGTGCCGGTGTCTTTCTCGTGGGTCTGCTCGGCTTCATCATCTTCGCCATCATGACCTTCATCCCCGGAGGCGCATAG
- a CDS encoding HAH_0734 family protein, with product MQQLIVRGDPGIRKDAVIDYDGEEQVCFSIQRQGDYHGPEEVQLWCTIGTPDEREAFEKRQYVPHWLDVDSIDADALDVVSPLGRQS from the coding sequence ATGCAACAGCTCATCGTCAGGGGTGACCCCGGCATCCGCAAGGACGCCGTCATCGACTACGACGGCGAGGAGCAGGTCTGTTTCTCGATCCAGCGCCAGGGCGACTACCACGGCCCCGAGGAGGTACAGCTCTGGTGTACCATCGGCACGCCCGACGAGCGGGAGGCCTTCGAGAAGCGCCAGTACGTCCCCCACTGGCTCGACGTGGATTCGATCGATGCCGACGCGCTCGACGTGGTGTCGCCGCTCGGCCGGCAGTCGTAG
- a CDS encoding helix-hairpin-helix domain-containing protein: MGILDTLLSLLGLGGSSDDDRRETTVSVEREASTETEAAVKGTDEAAAGTDAAASTESLVDGTNEAAEPAEAVETGSVETELDTATAESEGETTGEHEATIDIEDAEGEEAADADPESVEVIKGIGPAYAERLANAGVHSVSDLAAADVTDLAAAVDLSETRVGRWIERAQDR; this comes from the coding sequence ATGGGAATCTTGGACACGCTCCTGTCGTTGCTCGGACTGGGTGGTTCGTCGGACGACGACCGTCGAGAGACGACCGTCAGCGTGGAACGTGAGGCAAGCACCGAGACGGAGGCGGCGGTCAAAGGGACCGACGAAGCCGCCGCCGGCACTGACGCGGCGGCGTCGACGGAGTCGCTCGTCGACGGGACGAACGAGGCGGCCGAACCCGCCGAGGCCGTCGAGACCGGTAGCGTCGAGACGGAACTCGACACGGCCACCGCCGAGTCGGAGGGGGAGACGACCGGCGAACACGAGGCGACCATCGATATCGAGGACGCGGAAGGGGAAGAGGCGGCCGACGCCGACCCCGAATCGGTCGAGGTGATCAAGGGTATCGGCCCCGCGTACGCCGAGCGCCTGGCGAACGCGGGTGTCCACTCCGTCTCCGACCTCGCGGCCGCCGACGTAACCGACCTCGCCGCCGCCGTCGACCTCTCCGAGACGCGGGTCGGCCGCTGGATCGAACGCGCACAGGACCGCTGA
- a CDS encoding GtrA family protein has translation MSGGLGKLEELYSGIRFGQFVSVGAVGATAETIVVAILTAGYGVLPQLAKAVGAEVSITLMFLINDRWTFSEAGAAGWLPRIRRYLKSHLVRAGGLVVGFAVLTALTSWTDVTLVVAGADLWPTVANAIGIGCGMLLNYLTEGLFTWRVGAE, from the coding sequence ATGAGCGGCGGGCTGGGCAAGCTGGAGGAACTCTACTCCGGGATTCGCTTCGGCCAGTTCGTCTCCGTCGGCGCCGTGGGCGCGACGGCAGAGACCATCGTCGTCGCCATCCTGACCGCGGGCTACGGCGTCCTGCCGCAGTTGGCGAAGGCCGTCGGCGCCGAGGTGTCCATCACGCTCATGTTCCTCATCAACGACCGGTGGACGTTCTCGGAGGCGGGGGCCGCGGGGTGGCTCCCCCGAATTCGACGCTACCTCAAGTCGCATCTGGTTCGGGCGGGGGGCCTCGTCGTCGGCTTCGCCGTCCTGACGGCGTTGACCTCGTGGACGGACGTGACGCTCGTCGTCGCCGGCGCGGACCTCTGGCCGACCGTCGCGAACGCCATCGGCATCGGCTGTGGTATGTTGCTGAACTACCTCACCGAGGGCCTGTTCACGTGGCGGGTCGGCGCGGAGTGA
- a CDS encoding Rieske (2Fe-2S) protein — protein MAPDPDRRIAPLDAVPADTTYLVTLRNGDDDPREAVLVRTDDGVAGWLNYCRHLLDVRLDKGSGAPMRDGELVCANHGAYFEADTGYCTFGPCEGATLEPVDVSVVDGDVYLTDDDYAFVETGGIDDGSAGPSPTSNFEF, from the coding sequence ATGGCTCCCGACCCGGATCGACGGATCGCGCCGCTCGACGCCGTGCCCGCCGACACGACGTATCTCGTCACCCTCCGCAACGGCGACGACGACCCTCGGGAGGCGGTGCTCGTTCGCACCGACGACGGCGTGGCCGGCTGGCTGAACTACTGCCGGCACCTGCTCGACGTGCGCCTCGACAAGGGGTCGGGGGCGCCGATGCGCGACGGCGAACTCGTCTGTGCGAACCACGGCGCGTACTTCGAGGCCGACACCGGTTACTGCACTTTCGGTCCCTGTGAGGGCGCCACCCTCGAACCCGTCGACGTCTCCGTCGTCGACGGCGACGTGTATCTGACCGACGACGACTACGCGTTCGTCGAGACGGGCGGTATCGACGACGGGAGCGCGGGACCGTCGCCCACGTCGAACTTCGAGTTCTAA
- a CDS encoding proline dehydrogenase family protein encodes MLPPIADRFVAGESADGAVAHVHALDDAGIGAIVNHLGEHYDDPADARADTEEYLRLLEHLPATDPPATMSVKPSQLGLGVGEDAFRDNLDRIVEVAAATDTFVWIDMEDHTTTDATLRAYEALADEYDGGVGVCLQANLRRTPDDVARLADTPGRIRLVKGAYDEPAELAHRDGAAVDEAYRDLLRRLFAETSVGIAVATHDDAMIDLALELGTRYDRDCEFQMLMGVRERRQRELAATETVYQYVPYGSAWVSYFYRRVRERRENLRFALRAIVDSVAGR; translated from the coding sequence ATGCTCCCCCCGATCGCCGACCGATTCGTCGCCGGCGAGTCGGCCGACGGCGCCGTCGCCCACGTCCACGCCCTCGACGACGCGGGGATCGGTGCCATCGTCAACCACCTCGGCGAACACTACGACGACCCCGCGGACGCCCGCGCTGATACGGAGGAGTATCTCCGCCTCCTCGAACACCTGCCCGCGACCGACCCGCCGGCGACGATGTCGGTCAAACCCTCACAGCTCGGGCTCGGGGTCGGTGAGGACGCCTTCCGCGACAATCTCGACCGGATCGTCGAGGTAGCGGCGGCGACGGACACCTTCGTCTGGATCGACATGGAGGATCACACGACGACGGACGCGACGCTCCGCGCCTACGAGGCACTCGCCGACGAGTACGACGGCGGCGTCGGCGTCTGCCTGCAGGCCAACCTCAGGCGCACGCCCGACGACGTGGCGCGGCTGGCGGACACGCCGGGCCGGATTCGACTGGTCAAGGGCGCGTACGACGAACCGGCCGAACTCGCACACCGCGACGGCGCCGCCGTCGACGAGGCCTACCGCGACCTGCTCCGGCGACTGTTCGCCGAGACGAGCGTCGGCATCGCCGTCGCCACCCACGACGACGCGATGATCGACCTCGCGCTCGAGTTGGGCACCCGGTACGACCGCGACTGCGAGTTCCAGATGCTGATGGGCGTCCGCGAACGCCGCCAGCGCGAACTCGCCGCGACGGAGACGGTCTACCAGTACGTCCCCTACGGCTCCGCGTGGGTCTCGTACTTCTACCGACGGGTGCGGGAACGCCGCGAGAACCTCCGGTTCGCGCTTCGGGCCATCGTGGACAGCGTCGCCGGTCGGTAG
- a CDS encoding sodium:calcium antiporter, whose product MRRQALTALGGATALTLPWVVTYLSGMAHSLATGTVVLVSGLSVLGASFLLAWGAETAEKDVPRAFAIAVLAVLAVAPEYAVDALYAWNAGVHAGTARGVEAGNLAVANMTGANRILIGIGWAGIALFTVYRAGSGDDPAVESRSGFLADAVTLDHDIGLEIVFLFLATLWAFLVPLGGGIDILDMAFLVGLYIAYIAVILKGDVDPDEAHVGVPAYLQRFPKPYRAATVIGLFVYSGLMIFTAVEPFAHGLEQLGQNIGIPSFFMIQWIAPLASESPELIVVVYLVNKARSTAGFNALISSKLNQWTLLIGTLVVVYSIALGQYGALPFDQKQSGEIWLTAAQSFFAISLLVNFEISVREAIVLLVLFLTQVLSEFLLIRGILELPISDYQLLLVFTGIYIVLGTTLFVARRNALGSIVRDSAGTVSDAFSSSGEPRGAD is encoded by the coding sequence ATGAGGCGGCAGGCGCTCACCGCGCTCGGTGGCGCGACGGCGCTGACGCTCCCGTGGGTCGTCACCTACCTGAGCGGTATGGCACACAGCCTCGCGACGGGCACGGTCGTCCTCGTGAGCGGGCTGTCGGTCCTCGGCGCGTCGTTCCTGCTCGCGTGGGGCGCCGAGACGGCCGAGAAGGACGTGCCGCGCGCGTTCGCCATCGCGGTGCTCGCGGTGCTCGCCGTCGCGCCGGAGTACGCCGTCGACGCGCTGTACGCGTGGAACGCCGGCGTGCACGCGGGGACCGCACGCGGCGTCGAGGCGGGGAACCTCGCCGTCGCCAACATGACGGGGGCGAACCGTATCCTCATCGGTATCGGCTGGGCCGGCATCGCCCTCTTTACCGTCTACCGGGCCGGCTCGGGCGACGATCCGGCCGTCGAGAGCCGCAGCGGCTTCCTCGCCGACGCGGTGACGCTCGACCACGACATCGGCCTCGAAATCGTCTTCCTCTTTCTGGCGACGCTCTGGGCCTTTCTCGTGCCGCTCGGCGGTGGCATCGACATCCTCGATATGGCCTTCCTCGTCGGCCTCTACATCGCGTACATCGCCGTCATCCTCAAGGGTGACGTCGACCCCGACGAGGCCCACGTCGGCGTGCCGGCCTACCTCCAGCGGTTCCCGAAACCCTACCGCGCGGCGACGGTCATCGGTCTCTTCGTCTACTCCGGCCTGATGATCTTCACCGCGGTCGAACCGTTCGCCCACGGGCTCGAGCAGCTCGGCCAGAACATCGGCATCCCCTCGTTCTTCATGATCCAGTGGATCGCACCGCTGGCCTCGGAGTCACCCGAGTTGATCGTCGTCGTCTACCTCGTGAACAAGGCGCGCTCGACGGCGGGGTTCAACGCGCTCATCTCCTCGAAGCTCAACCAGTGGACGCTCCTGATCGGGACGCTCGTCGTCGTCTACTCCATCGCGCTCGGTCAGTACGGCGCGCTCCCGTTCGACCAGAAGCAGTCGGGGGAAATCTGGCTGACCGCCGCCCAGTCCTTCTTCGCCATCTCCCTGCTGGTCAACTTCGAAATTTCGGTCCGGGAGGCCATCGTCCTGCTCGTGCTCTTCCTCACACAGGTGCTCTCGGAGTTCCTGCTCATCCGGGGCATCCTCGAACTCCCAATCTCGGATTACCAGCTCCTGCTCGTGTTCACGGGCATCTACATCGTCCTCGGGACGACGCTGTTCGTCGCCCGCCGGAACGCGCTCGGCAGCATCGTCCGAGATTCGGCCGGGACGGTGAGTGACGCGTTTTCGAGTAGCGGCGAACCACGGGGGGCAGACTGA
- a CDS encoding glycosyltransferase produces the protein MSRSVGVVIPAYHPDVDRLGAYVRALHNAVDPEVIRVELDAATPAVRDRIEDLPVTLHEASRRRGKGAAITAGFEALSAEVDVLAFADADGSTPAPSIADVLRPVVAGDADLAAGSRRHPEATVESHQTVARRYLGDGFAWLARRLLDVHLYDYQCGAKALTSDAWDRIRPHLHEPGFAWDIELLAVADAVGCHVVEVPVVWEDRPESTVSPVRTTLRLARGLVVSRHRAKLLRNDRLHSLLDRPRDSTPALVEREHR, from the coding sequence ATGAGCCGTTCCGTGGGGGTCGTGATCCCCGCGTACCATCCGGACGTCGACCGCCTCGGGGCGTACGTCCGAGCCCTCCACAACGCCGTCGATCCCGAGGTGATCCGCGTCGAACTCGATGCGGCGACGCCGGCGGTTCGCGACCGGATCGAGGACCTCCCGGTGACGCTCCACGAGGCGTCGCGCCGTCGGGGCAAGGGCGCGGCCATCACCGCCGGCTTCGAGGCGCTGTCGGCCGAAGTGGACGTACTGGCATTCGCCGACGCCGACGGGAGCACGCCCGCTCCATCCATCGCGGACGTGCTCCGCCCGGTCGTCGCCGGCGACGCCGATTTGGCCGCGGGGTCGCGTCGCCACCCCGAGGCGACCGTGGAGTCCCACCAGACGGTCGCCCGCCGGTATCTCGGCGACGGCTTCGCGTGGCTGGCCCGTCGCCTCCTCGACGTCCACCTCTACGACTACCAGTGCGGCGCGAAGGCGCTCACGAGCGACGCGTGGGACCGGATTCGCCCGCACCTCCACGAACCCGGCTTCGCGTGGGACATCGAACTCCTCGCCGTCGCGGACGCGGTCGGCTGTCACGTCGTCGAGGTGCCCGTCGTCTGGGAGGACCGCCCCGAATCCACCGTCTCGCCGGTGCGGACGACCCTTCGGCTCGCCCGGGGGCTGGTCGTCTCCCGGCACCGCGCGAAGCTGCTGCGAAACGACCGGCTCCACTCGCTTCTCGACCGACCGCGGGACTCGACGCCCGCCCTCGTCGAGCGGGAGCACCGATGA
- a CDS encoding aminotransferase class IV codes for MRFHVDGRLVDAADATLPVADRGVTVGDAVTEPVRVADGRPVAWAAHADRLRDACAALEFGVTPDAADLRARVDETVAANDHDDALVRVTVTRGRGGGASTLPDAARLRPPTDPDPTVVVTLEPLTVERDPIRLQTVRARAIRPAAVPVAPATHNRLDAVRAQAELRRAAPPDDDPADEALVLTDDGHVVGGTASDPLFVAGDALRLPAPGEWPARTATRRLVRDLAAAEGLPVAEGAYTPADVRAADEVFVAEPTAGVRPVDRIDGVAVDDGPVTRLLAHLYDARFVDGDA; via the coding sequence ATGCGGTTCCACGTCGACGGACGCCTCGTCGACGCCGCGGACGCGACGCTCCCGGTCGCCGACCGCGGGGTGACCGTCGGCGACGCCGTCACCGAACCCGTCCGCGTCGCCGACGGGAGGCCCGTCGCGTGGGCGGCCCACGCCGACCGCTTGCGCGACGCGTGTGCCGCGCTCGAGTTCGGCGTCACTCCCGACGCCGCCGACCTCCGGGCACGCGTCGACGAGACGGTCGCCGCGAACGACCACGACGACGCGCTGGTTCGGGTGACGGTGACCCGCGGGCGCGGCGGTGGCGCGTCCACGCTCCCCGACGCCGCCCGTCTCCGCCCGCCGACCGACCCCGACCCGACGGTCGTCGTGACGCTCGAACCGCTCACCGTCGAGCGCGACCCGATCCGGCTCCAGACCGTCCGCGCCCGCGCCATCCGGCCGGCCGCCGTGCCCGTCGCACCGGCGACGCACAACCGCCTCGACGCGGTTCGTGCTCAGGCCGAACTCCGGCGAGCGGCACCGCCGGACGACGACCCGGCCGACGAGGCGCTCGTCCTCACCGACGACGGCCACGTCGTCGGCGGGACGGCGAGCGATCCGCTGTTCGTCGCCGGCGACGCGCTTCGACTGCCGGCGCCCGGCGAGTGGCCGGCACGGACGGCGACCCGGCGTCTCGTCCGTGACCTCGCCGCCGCTGAAGGGTTGCCGGTCGCCGAGGGGGCGTACACGCCGGCCGACGTCCGCGCCGCCGACGAAGTCTTCGTCGCGGAACCGACCGCCGGCGTCCGGCCCGTCGACCGCATCGACGGCGTGGCCGTCGACGACGGGCCGGTCACCCGCCTCCTCGCGCACCTGTACGACGCGCGGTTCGTCGACGGCGACGCGTAG
- a CDS encoding DUF2298 domain-containing protein encodes MEYGLVVRWLVAYGVLAALGRPVAARLCSTLPGRGVGFALPTALVVVGTVGYWVGHLTFGPVALAAALLALVALAALTGLDGDALRERRLELAHGVRPTRRNAEAAVVFLGAFLLLVAVRAVDPAVYPIGGEKFLDFGLLKSLERATVLPPEDMWFANDPVAYYYGGHLLTALLGDLTATPPRFAYNLSLAGFYAMLVTAAYGLAGAIARDRANAWRPAGLAAAFFVGVASNLVTVSRLVVAALPPSLQRDVAAAVAARSRYTTDGLLGGVDAFSYWTASRVIPGTINEFPLFAWLNGDLHAHMMGTPFLLLGAALAFALYRTPPRDLRRRRLLAFVVVPLLAGLQTVIDTWSTPSLFGLLFLAVALGPTDPWPILSKRVAEWRRGRDDGPLLDEFGHLVGALGVAGVAGALGGALALPFLLGAGGGREVALLAAAERTSLPGLLLVHGAFLVVFYATLLDRLSVDRTLPLLLGVAALGLLAATANLPVAVAVGPLLVFGWVACRTDRPVGFETVLIVAGAGLVGIVELLYVKEQAGPLRMNTVFKTYMQVWVLWGTAAGAALPAFVQWAGGADAPSLPGTRSRWLRVGLAVAVVLATVSYAGLALSAHFGTPADPTLDATRFVEREHPDEAPAIAYVDGLSGRPTLLSAPATGRYPGPNGDYPAPPGMYSWDSSPAASLTGVPTVAGWGHEIGYRGPEPYLQRVRDVDDAYTGSPERTVAVLDRYGVEYVWVGPAERARYGSVTFAGVEGLTPVFENEAVTIYRVDDPRVAR; translated from the coding sequence ATGGAGTACGGCCTCGTCGTTCGGTGGCTCGTCGCCTACGGCGTCCTCGCCGCGCTCGGGCGCCCCGTCGCCGCACGCCTCTGCTCGACGCTTCCCGGCCGCGGCGTCGGCTTCGCCCTCCCGACGGCGCTCGTCGTCGTCGGCACCGTCGGCTACTGGGTCGGCCACCTCACGTTCGGCCCCGTCGCCCTCGCCGCCGCCCTCCTCGCCCTCGTCGCCCTCGCCGCCCTCACCGGTCTCGACGGCGACGCGCTCCGCGAGCGTCGCCTCGAACTCGCTCACGGCGTTCGACCCACCCGCCGGAACGCGGAGGCCGCCGTCGTCTTCCTCGGTGCCTTCCTCCTGCTCGTCGCCGTTCGCGCCGTCGACCCCGCGGTCTACCCTATCGGCGGCGAGAAGTTCCTCGATTTCGGCCTGCTGAAGTCGCTCGAACGGGCGACGGTCCTCCCCCCCGAGGACATGTGGTTCGCGAACGACCCCGTCGCCTACTACTACGGCGGCCACCTCCTGACGGCGCTGCTCGGTGACCTCACCGCGACGCCGCCGCGCTTCGCCTACAACCTCTCGCTCGCGGGCTTCTACGCCATGCTGGTGACGGCTGCCTACGGACTGGCCGGGGCCATCGCTCGGGACCGCGCGAACGCGTGGCGCCCCGCCGGCCTCGCGGCCGCCTTCTTCGTCGGCGTCGCGAGCAACCTCGTCACCGTCAGCCGCCTCGTCGTCGCTGCGCTCCCCCCGTCGCTCCAGCGGGACGTGGCCGCCGCCGTCGCCGCCCGGTCGCGCTACACGACCGACGGTCTCCTCGGCGGCGTCGACGCCTTCTCGTACTGGACCGCCAGCCGCGTCATCCCGGGCACGATCAACGAGTTCCCCCTGTTCGCGTGGCTGAACGGCGACCTGCACGCCCACATGATGGGGACGCCTTTCCTCCTCCTCGGTGCCGCCCTCGCCTTCGCGCTCTACCGGACGCCGCCCCGTGATCTGCGGCGGCGACGCCTCCTCGCGTTCGTCGTCGTCCCGCTGCTCGCCGGGCTACAGACCGTGATCGACACCTGGAGCACCCCCTCGCTGTTCGGCCTCCTCTTTCTCGCCGTCGCGCTCGGCCCTACCGATCCCTGGCCGATCCTCTCGAAACGCGTCGCCGAGTGGCGACGGGGTCGGGACGACGGTCCACTTCTCGACGAGTTCGGCCACCTCGTCGGCGCCCTCGGCGTCGCTGGCGTCGCGGGCGCCCTCGGCGGCGCCCTCGCGCTTCCCTTCCTCTTGGGGGCGGGCGGCGGACGCGAGGTGGCACTCCTCGCCGCCGCGGAGCGGACGAGCCTCCCCGGTCTCCTGCTCGTCCACGGCGCCTTCCTCGTCGTCTTCTACGCCACCCTGCTGGATCGGCTGTCTGTCGACCGGACGCTCCCGCTGCTCCTCGGCGTCGCCGCGCTGGGACTGCTCGCCGCGACGGCCAACCTCCCCGTCGCCGTCGCCGTCGGCCCGCTCCTCGTGTTCGGCTGGGTCGCCTGCCGGACGGATCGGCCGGTCGGGTTCGAGACGGTCCTGATCGTCGCCGGCGCGGGACTGGTCGGCATCGTCGAACTCCTGTACGTGAAAGAGCAGGCCGGCCCCCTCCGGATGAACACCGTGTTCAAGACGTACATGCAGGTGTGGGTGCTGTGGGGGACGGCCGCAGGCGCCGCCCTCCCGGCGTTCGTCCAGTGGGCCGGCGGTGCCGACGCGCCGTCGCTTCCCGGAACGCGTTCGCGCTGGCTCCGGGTCGGCCTCGCCGTCGCCGTCGTCCTCGCGACGGTGTCCTACGCGGGGCTGGCGCTCTCGGCCCACTTCGGCACGCCCGCCGACCCGACGCTGGACGCCACCCGGTTCGTCGAGCGCGAACACCCAGACGAGGCGCCGGCTATCGCCTACGTCGACGGGCTATCCGGCCGGCCGACGCTCCTCTCGGCGCCCGCGACGGGGCGGTATCCGGGGCCGAACGGCGACTACCCCGCGCCGCCGGGGATGTACAGCTGGGACTCCAGCCCGGCCGCGAGCCTGACCGGCGTCCCCACCGTCGCCGGCTGGGGCCACGAAATCGGCTACCGCGGCCCGGAGCCGTACCTTCAGCGGGTTCGCGACGTGGACGACGCCTACACCGGGTCGCCCGAGCGGACCGTCGCGGTGCTCGACCGCTACGGCGTCGAGTACGTGTGGGTCGGCCCGGCGGAGCGCGCCCGCTACGGGTCGGTGACGTTCGCGGGCGTCGAGGGACTCACGCCCGTCTTCGAAAACGAGGCAGTGACGATATACCGGGTCGACGATCCGCGAGTCGCCCGGTAG
- a CDS encoding aldehyde dehydrogenase family protein produces MVNGNEPYEWYVDGEWVGGAGDTFESTNPATGEVIAAFEHASAADVERAVGAARAAADEWRRRSYVDRAEVLWDVFAELRERKAELGEIVSRECGKEIGEGLADIEEAAHMVEWAAGNARHPHGDVVPSEIASKDAYMRRRPRGVVGCITPWNFPVAIPFWHLAVTLVEGNTVVWKPAEQTPYCGRIVAELFDDAGVPSGVFNVVQGYGEVGAAIVDDDRVDTVLFTGSAAVGHAIDERLGGRPGRDCALEMGGKNAVVVTEAADLDIAVPAAVLSAFKTTGQRCVSAERLIVHEDVYDDFRDRFVDAAERVAVGDPLDESTFMGPLIDADAVAKFREYNALAREEGATVLVDRVDLDPDEIPAGGDAGHWVGPFVYEMDYDPEHRVLREEVFGPHVALIPYRGGVERAVEIHDAVDYGLAGAIISEDYRQLNYYRDEAAVGLAYANLPCIGAEVQLPFGGVGKSGKGAPSAREVIEAVTERTAWTLNNGRGIEMAQGLSAELRFEG; encoded by the coding sequence ATGGTCAATGGTAACGAGCCGTACGAGTGGTACGTCGACGGCGAGTGGGTCGGCGGCGCGGGCGATACCTTCGAGAGTACGAACCCCGCGACTGGCGAGGTCATCGCGGCGTTCGAACACGCGTCGGCGGCGGACGTGGAACGGGCGGTGGGCGCGGCGCGCGCCGCGGCCGACGAGTGGCGACGGCGGTCCTACGTCGACCGTGCCGAGGTGCTGTGGGACGTGTTCGCCGAACTCCGCGAGCGCAAGGCGGAGTTGGGCGAAATCGTCAGCCGGGAGTGTGGGAAGGAGATCGGCGAAGGGCTCGCCGACATCGAGGAGGCGGCGCACATGGTGGAGTGGGCGGCGGGCAACGCCCGACACCCCCACGGCGACGTGGTGCCGAGCGAGATCGCGAGCAAGGACGCGTACATGCGGCGCCGTCCACGCGGCGTCGTCGGCTGTATCACCCCGTGGAACTTCCCGGTCGCCATCCCCTTCTGGCATCTGGCGGTGACGCTGGTCGAGGGTAACACCGTCGTCTGGAAGCCCGCGGAGCAGACGCCGTACTGCGGCCGGATCGTCGCCGAGCTGTTCGACGACGCCGGCGTCCCGTCCGGCGTCTTCAACGTGGTTCAGGGCTACGGCGAGGTGGGCGCGGCCATCGTCGACGACGACCGGGTGGATACGGTCCTGTTCACCGGGTCGGCCGCAGTTGGTCACGCCATCGACGAGCGACTCGGCGGACGGCCCGGCCGCGACTGCGCGCTGGAGATGGGCGGGAAAAACGCCGTCGTCGTGACCGAGGCGGCCGACCTCGACATCGCGGTGCCGGCGGCCGTCCTCTCGGCGTTCAAGACGACCGGCCAGCGCTGTGTCTCCGCCGAGCGCCTGATCGTCCACGAGGACGTGTACGACGACTTCCGGGACCGCTTCGTCGACGCCGCCGAACGGGTCGCCGTCGGCGACCCGCTGGACGAGTCGACGTTCATGGGGCCGCTGATCGACGCCGACGCGGTGGCGAAGTTCCGCGAGTACAACGCCCTCGCCCGCGAGGAGGGGGCGACGGTCCTCGTCGACCGCGTGGACCTCGACCCCGACGAGATTCCGGCCGGGGGCGACGCCGGCCACTGGGTCGGCCCCTTCGTCTACGAGATGGACTACGACCCCGAGCACCGCGTCCTCCGCGAGGAGGTGTTCGGTCCACACGTCGCCCTGATCCCCTACCGCGGTGGCGTCGAGCGCGCGGTCGAGATTCACGACGCCGTCGACTACGGGCTGGCGGGTGCGATCATCAGCGAGGACTACCGACAGCTCAACTACTACCGCGACGAGGCGGCCGTGGGGCTGGCCTACGCCAACCTTCCCTGCATCGGCGCCGAGGTGCAACTGCCCTTCGGCGGCGTCGGCAAGTCGGGGAAGGGTGCGCCCTCGGCCCGGGAAGTGATCGAGGCGGTCACGGAGCGGACGGCGTGGACGCTGAACAACGGCCGCGGCATCGAGATGGCGCAGGGGCTGTCGGCGGAACTGCGGTTCGAGGGATGA